A portion of the Candidatus Methylacidiphilales bacterium genome contains these proteins:
- a CDS encoding IMP dehydrogenase produces the protein MAHPPTSPGQESKSSYLAAEAFFARHSAEALTYDDVSLATNYSEILPRDARLVTRLSQGLELQLPIISADMDTVTESEMAIGMALNGGLGLIHYNLSEKQQVKEVIRVKNHINGLIQEPITFGPDQLIGDVMELVDERNFKFRTFPIVDEKGILVGLLPSTVVRPRYAAKSIREAMMPRRSILTIREDQLGNNPVAAADFFFSEHLGIHKLLVVDKDDKLRGLFTLSDIERITEENTSRTRAARDSQFRLVCGAAIAAARTATGELDKARILDHVGHLVDEGLDAVAVSTAHGHTRGVGDSVRMIRDAFPDLTVIAGNVTSAEGVEFLADCGADAVKVGQGPGSICTTRIVAGVGIPQLTALHVASQAKTKKPVRIIADGGINKSGDIVKALTLADAVICGGMLAGCREAPGKIIEINGKLYKQYRGMGSHEAMKAGSAARYGHEKKDLNRKAAAEGVEALKEISGSLDDTLAQLAGGVQSGMGYLGAADLAQLKSKARYVRVTSAGQREAAPHDIIEIKTTKD, from the coding sequence ATGGCCCACCCCCCGACCTCCCCCGGCCAGGAAAGCAAAAGTTCCTATCTCGCGGCCGAAGCCTTCTTCGCGCGGCACTCCGCCGAGGCGCTGACCTACGACGACGTTTCCCTGGCCACCAATTACTCCGAGATCCTGCCCCGCGATGCCCGGCTCGTCACCCGGCTCTCCCAGGGACTGGAACTCCAACTGCCGATCATCTCGGCTGATATGGATACGGTCACCGAGTCGGAAATGGCCATCGGCATGGCCCTCAACGGCGGGCTGGGCCTGATCCATTACAACCTGAGCGAAAAACAACAGGTCAAGGAAGTCATCCGGGTCAAGAACCACATCAACGGACTGATCCAGGAACCCATCACTTTCGGGCCCGACCAGTTGATCGGCGATGTCATGGAATTGGTCGACGAACGCAATTTCAAATTCCGCACGTTCCCCATCGTGGATGAAAAAGGCATCCTGGTCGGCCTGCTCCCCAGCACGGTGGTGCGCCCGCGCTACGCGGCCAAAAGCATCCGCGAGGCCATGATGCCCCGCCGGAGCATCCTGACGATCCGCGAGGACCAACTCGGCAACAACCCCGTGGCCGCGGCCGATTTTTTCTTCAGCGAGCACCTCGGCATCCACAAGCTGCTGGTGGTTGATAAAGACGACAAACTCCGCGGCCTTTTCACCCTGTCCGACATCGAGCGCATCACGGAAGAGAACACCTCGCGCACCCGCGCCGCCCGCGACAGCCAATTCCGTTTGGTTTGCGGGGCGGCCATCGCGGCCGCACGCACGGCCACGGGCGAACTGGACAAGGCGCGCATCCTCGACCATGTCGGCCATCTGGTCGATGAGGGCCTGGATGCGGTGGCGGTTTCGACCGCACACGGCCACACCCGCGGCGTGGGCGACTCCGTGCGGATGATCCGCGATGCCTTCCCCGATTTGACCGTCATTGCCGGCAACGTCACCAGTGCGGAGGGTGTGGAATTCCTGGCCGATTGCGGGGCGGACGCGGTCAAGGTCGGACAAGGACCGGGTTCGATCTGCACCACCCGGATTGTCGCCGGGGTCGGCATCCCGCAGTTGACCGCACTCCATGTGGCCTCCCAGGCAAAAACGAAGAAGCCCGTCCGCATCATCGCCGACGGCGGAATCAACAAATCGGGCGACATCGTCAAGGCCTTGACCCTGGCCGACGCGGTCATTTGTGGCGGCATGCTGGCCGGCTGCCGCGAGGCACCGGGCAAGATCATTGAAATCAACGGCAAGTTGTACAAGCAATACCGCGGGATGGGCAGCCACGAGGCGATGAAGGCCGGGTCGGCGGCACGTTACGGCCATGAGAAGAAAGACCTCAACCGCAAGGCCGCGGCCGAGGGTGTGGAAGCCCTGAAGGAAATCTCCGGATCACTGGATGATACCCTGGCCCAGCTGGCCGGGGGCGTGCAGAGCGGCATGGGCTATCTGGGGGCGGCCGATTTGGCGCAACTCAAAAGCAAGGCCCGCTACGTGCGTGTCACCTCGGCCGGCCAGCGCGAGGCCGCACCGCACGACATCATCGAGATCAAGACCACCAAGGATTGA
- a CDS encoding transporter substrate-binding domain-containing protein — MKALLPWRHARALRYGAAGLFLASSGFLLLLTAGPAKAHPLENTEAAPNGVVDPASRVIRASADPAWPPFSFRNGDGRLAGLDIDLFEEVARSAGLEVEWVPAEDWSTCLRMMAEGRVDVLTGTARSEEREKSLAFTRTYLAVPVAIVVRNNAPFLTALAQLKDERGAMPRDYITTNYLEKRGGSRQLVYTSTIEEALMKVARGDADFTMENLVTANHIIRSRGLTNLKIGGIDEFTFDLRLATRRDNPALSAHLDGALEKFPAIRKQEILAKWITVEGRNLIDWERYRWWAMGLVLAAVTVALVFVLRNRFLAEELAERRRIEAELQRAHDELAAANDQKNKLMAMAAHDLKNPLTSLMLTLENLRGLPPTEQDEEIRNAHQILNYMTSLVRNLLDIEAIDHGGLKYNPGKVSLEGLFQETAARLQPVAQAKNIRLECPPSAVENATVVGDRDGLRQILDNLVSNAIKFSPPGSRVAVGCRAEDAKRLRIEVADEGPGLTKEDQTRLFQRFTRLSARPTGGESSYGLGLSIVKRVAEAMGGRAGCDSQPGKGAVFYVSLPAA; from the coding sequence GTGAAGGCTCTGCTCCCGTGGCGGCATGCTCGAGCGCTGCGTTATGGCGCGGCCGGGCTTTTTTTGGCCAGCTCGGGATTCCTTCTCCTTCTGACGGCAGGACCGGCAAAGGCGCATCCCCTTGAAAACACTGAAGCGGCACCCAACGGGGTGGTGGACCCGGCCTCCCGCGTGATCCGTGCCTCCGCCGATCCGGCGTGGCCGCCTTTTTCATTCCGGAACGGCGATGGAAGACTGGCCGGTCTGGACATTGATCTCTTCGAAGAAGTTGCCCGTTCTGCCGGCTTGGAAGTGGAATGGGTGCCCGCCGAGGATTGGAGCACTTGTCTCCGAATGATGGCTGAGGGGCGGGTGGATGTCCTCACCGGCACCGCGCGTTCGGAAGAGCGGGAAAAAAGCCTCGCTTTCACCCGGACCTACTTGGCGGTCCCGGTGGCCATCGTCGTCCGCAACAACGCCCCCTTCCTCACGGCGCTGGCGCAGTTGAAGGACGAACGCGGGGCGATGCCGCGCGATTACATCACCACGAACTATCTCGAAAAACGGGGAGGTTCAAGGCAACTGGTCTACACTTCGACCATCGAAGAGGCCTTGATGAAAGTGGCGCGGGGCGATGCCGACTTCACGATGGAAAACCTGGTCACGGCCAACCACATCATCCGCAGCCGGGGTCTGACCAATCTCAAGATCGGCGGCATCGATGAATTCACCTTCGATCTCCGGCTGGCCACCCGTCGTGACAACCCCGCACTGTCGGCCCATTTGGACGGGGCCTTGGAAAAATTTCCCGCCATCCGCAAACAAGAAATCCTGGCCAAGTGGATCACGGTCGAGGGGCGCAACCTGATCGATTGGGAGCGTTACCGTTGGTGGGCCATGGGACTGGTTCTGGCCGCCGTGACGGTGGCCCTGGTCTTTGTGCTCCGCAACCGGTTCCTGGCGGAAGAACTGGCCGAGCGGAGGAGGATCGAGGCCGAATTGCAGCGCGCACACGATGAACTGGCCGCGGCCAATGACCAAAAAAACAAACTCATGGCCATGGCCGCCCATGACCTGAAAAACCCGCTGACCTCCCTGATGTTGACCCTGGAAAACCTGCGAGGCCTTCCGCCCACGGAGCAGGACGAGGAAATCCGCAACGCCCACCAGATCCTCAACTACATGACTTCCCTGGTTCGCAACCTCCTCGACATCGAGGCCATCGACCATGGTGGCCTGAAATACAACCCGGGAAAGGTCTCCCTCGAGGGGCTTTTTCAAGAAACCGCCGCCCGTCTTCAACCCGTGGCCCAAGCCAAGAACATCCGGTTGGAATGCCCTCCCAGCGCGGTGGAAAATGCCACCGTCGTGGGCGACCGCGATGGGTTGCGCCAGATCCTCGACAACCTGGTCTCCAACGCCATCAAGTTTTCACCCCCGGGCAGCCGGGTGGCGGTGGGATGCCGCGCGGAGGACGCGAAGCGCCTCCGCATCGAGGTCGCCGACGAGGGACCGGGACTGACCAAGGAGGACCAGACCCGTCTGTTCCAGCGCTTCACCCGGCTGAGTGCGCGGCCCACCGGTGGGGAGAGTTCCTACGGGCTGGGATTGTCCATCGTCAAACGGGTGGCCGAGGCCATGGGGGGGCGGGCCGGTTGCGACAGCCAGCCCGGCAAAGGGGCCGTCTTCTACGTCAGCCTGCCCGCCGCCTGA
- a CDS encoding TetR/AcrR family transcriptional regulator, protein MRCGSDSKEKLLRTMIELIWESSYGSASVDDICNHAGVKKGSFYHFYPSKADLAAAAMEHHWQEREPEMDQIFSSQVSPWERLSRLAKGLLETQREKQRTCGKVLGCPFFTIGVEMSTQEEKLRLQTERMNQRYLRYYESAIREGIALGEMAPGDPVTKARQAYAYVMGLLLQAKVLNETSPLELIEPGLHSLLGVRLPFAQAA, encoded by the coding sequence ATGCGCTGTGGATCGGATTCCAAAGAAAAGCTGCTGCGAACCATGATCGAACTGATCTGGGAGAGCAGTTACGGCTCGGCCAGCGTCGATGATATCTGCAACCACGCTGGAGTGAAGAAAGGCAGCTTCTATCATTTTTACCCCTCCAAAGCGGATTTGGCGGCTGCCGCCATGGAGCACCACTGGCAGGAACGGGAGCCCGAAATGGATCAGATCTTTTCCTCCCAGGTCTCCCCTTGGGAGCGGCTTTCCCGTCTGGCCAAGGGCCTACTGGAAACCCAACGCGAGAAGCAGCGCACCTGCGGCAAGGTGCTCGGCTGCCCCTTTTTCACCATCGGGGTGGAAATGAGCACCCAGGAAGAAAAGCTCCGTCTGCAAACCGAACGCATGAACCAGCGCTACCTGCGCTATTACGAATCCGCCATCCGGGAGGGCATCGCCCTGGGCGAGATGGCTCCGGGAGACCCCGTGACCAAGGCACGCCAGGCCTATGCCTACGTCATGGGTCTGCTTTTACAGGCCAAAGTCCTCAACGAAACCAGCCCCTTGGAGTTGATCGAGCCGGGCCTCCACTCCCTTCTGGGAGTTCGCCTTCCTTTCGCCCAAGCCGCCTGA
- a CDS encoding alkene reductase, producing MNTPLTASEPTAYPALFQPLQLGELTVPNRVFMAPLTRMRAGEGRVPTDLNAEYYRQRSSAGLIISEATVISERGNGYPNTPGIHTDAQLEGWKKVTTAVHSAGGRIFLQLWHCGRVGHSSHYSDGQPAVAPSAVKITRGQAATSSGYQPHETPRALELSEIPGLIEDYRRGALRAKAAGFDGVEIHNANGYLLDQFLRDGTNHRTDAYGGSVQNRARLTLEVTEAVVSVWGAGRVGIRFSPSGVFNDMHDSDPYATFGHVIRELQPYGLAYLHITEVTAQDIAHGAKEGVGPRELRPFVKTNLVTAGGFTAAKASEYLSEGIAEAVAFGVPFIANPDLPERFRRNAPLNEPDESTFYSPGPKGYTDYPTLA from the coding sequence ATGAACACCCCACTCACCGCCTCCGAACCCACGGCCTATCCGGCCCTCTTCCAACCTCTGCAACTGGGCGAACTCACGGTCCCCAACCGTGTCTTCATGGCCCCCCTGACCCGCATGCGGGCCGGGGAAGGCCGGGTCCCGACCGACCTCAATGCCGAATACTACCGCCAGCGCTCATCGGCCGGTCTCATCATCAGCGAGGCCACCGTCATCTCCGAGCGCGGCAACGGTTATCCTAACACTCCAGGCATCCACACCGATGCCCAACTCGAAGGCTGGAAGAAAGTGACCACCGCCGTCCACTCGGCCGGTGGCCGGATCTTCCTCCAACTCTGGCACTGTGGCCGCGTCGGCCACTCCTCGCACTACAGCGATGGCCAACCCGCCGTGGCCCCCTCTGCCGTGAAAATCACCCGCGGCCAGGCCGCCACCTCCAGCGGCTACCAACCCCACGAAACTCCACGCGCCCTGGAGCTTTCGGAAATACCCGGACTCATCGAGGACTACCGCCGCGGCGCCCTGCGCGCCAAGGCCGCGGGATTCGACGGCGTGGAAATCCACAACGCCAACGGCTATCTGCTCGACCAGTTCCTCCGGGACGGCACCAACCACCGCACCGATGCCTACGGCGGCAGCGTGCAAAACCGAGCCCGACTGACCTTGGAAGTCACCGAAGCCGTGGTTTCGGTCTGGGGTGCGGGACGCGTCGGTATCCGTTTTTCCCCATCGGGTGTCTTCAACGACATGCACGACTCCGATCCCTATGCCACCTTCGGCCATGTGATCCGGGAACTGCAGCCCTACGGCCTGGCCTACCTCCACATCACCGAGGTAACGGCCCAGGACATCGCCCATGGGGCCAAAGAAGGCGTCGGTCCGCGCGAACTCCGGCCATTCGTCAAAACCAACCTCGTCACCGCCGGCGGCTTCACCGCCGCCAAGGCTTCGGAATACCTCTCCGAAGGCATCGCTGAAGCTGTGGCTTTCGGTGTTCCGTTCATCGCCAACCCCGACCTCCCCGAGCGCTTCCGCCGCAACGCCCCGTTGAACGAGCCCGACGAGTCCACCTTCTACTCGCCCGGGCCGAAGGGCTACACGGACTATCCCACTCTCGCTTGA
- a CDS encoding SDR family oxidoreductase, translated as MNLLENKTALITGGTSGIGRSTALRFAREGAHVVVSGRRESEGQAVVAEIKQAGGDAIFVRADVSIEADVKNLVETTLNHYGRLDIAFNNAGVEWMGPLDQADEASYRRIFEINVWGVLSSMKHEIPAMLQSGGGSIINTSSVAGHNGMAQVSIYVAAKHAVEGLTKSVALEFAKQNIRVNAVAPAAIETEMVDRFAGKEGEMRQYLAGLHPVGRMGLPGEIADAVTFLASDQSSFITGHSLLVDGGWTAQ; from the coding sequence ATGAATCTCCTCGAAAACAAAACCGCCCTCATCACCGGAGGCACCTCCGGTATCGGACGTTCCACCGCCCTCCGCTTCGCCCGTGAAGGCGCCCATGTCGTCGTTTCCGGCCGCCGCGAATCCGAGGGCCAGGCCGTCGTCGCCGAAATCAAACAAGCGGGCGGTGACGCCATCTTCGTCCGTGCCGATGTTTCCATCGAAGCCGATGTGAAGAACCTCGTCGAAACCACCCTGAATCATTACGGCCGTCTCGATATCGCCTTCAACAACGCGGGTGTGGAGTGGATGGGACCGCTGGACCAGGCCGATGAGGCCTCCTACCGACGGATCTTCGAGATCAATGTCTGGGGCGTGCTCTCCTCGATGAAACATGAAATCCCCGCCATGCTCCAAAGCGGCGGCGGATCGATCATCAACACCTCCAGCGTGGCCGGTCACAATGGCATGGCCCAGGTCAGCATTTACGTGGCCGCGAAGCATGCCGTGGAAGGTCTGACCAAATCGGTCGCCCTGGAATTCGCCAAGCAAAACATCCGCGTCAATGCCGTGGCCCCCGCCGCCATTGAGACCGAAATGGTCGACCGCTTCGCCGGCAAGGAAGGCGAGATGCGCCAGTATCTCGCCGGCCTGCATCCGGTCGGACGCATGGGTCTGCCCGGGGAGATCGCGGATGCGGTGACCTTCCTCGCATCCGACCAGTCCTCCTTCATCACCGGACACAGCCTGCTCGTCGACGGCGGCTGGACGGCCCAATAA
- a CDS encoding NAD(P)H-dependent oxidoreductase, with the protein MNILLVHAHHEPQSFSSALARQAAATLEAAGHTVTWSDLPAMGFNPFSGRNNFTTVKNPDYLKQQVEEMHATENNGFAPELEAEIRKLEACDALIFSFPLWWFGMPAILKGWVDRVYAMGRIYGGPKLYENGTGQSRKRAMVLMTTGGGPVAYSGHGFNPSMETVLTPIHHGIFWFNGFLPLDPFIAWSPVRLEDAQRKEILAQLDRRLATFFTEEPRKLPPLADFPEYGADRKKRLQVIVTRTQPVDDGYRARIPAEQATVAAWIKDGRLLSFTMTPVDAADWRAFLTFRAEGKAEVNSWLQELPLAPWLEFQIHELSDNP; encoded by the coding sequence ATGAACATCCTCCTCGTCCACGCCCACCACGAACCGCAGAGCTTTTCCAGCGCCTTGGCCCGCCAAGCGGCGGCCACCCTGGAAGCAGCCGGTCACACCGTCACTTGGTCCGACCTCCCGGCCATGGGATTCAATCCCTTTTCCGGCAGGAACAATTTCACCACGGTGAAAAATCCCGATTACCTCAAGCAGCAGGTTGAGGAAATGCACGCCACGGAAAACAACGGATTCGCCCCGGAACTCGAGGCGGAGATCCGCAAACTGGAAGCCTGCGACGCCCTCATCTTCTCATTCCCGCTCTGGTGGTTCGGCATGCCGGCCATCCTCAAGGGCTGGGTCGACCGCGTCTACGCCATGGGCCGGATCTACGGCGGCCCGAAGCTTTACGAGAACGGGACCGGTCAGAGCCGCAAGCGGGCCATGGTCCTGATGACCACCGGTGGGGGCCCGGTCGCCTACAGCGGCCACGGGTTCAATCCTTCCATGGAAACTGTGCTCACGCCCATCCACCACGGGATCTTTTGGTTCAATGGATTCCTGCCCCTGGATCCTTTCATCGCCTGGTCCCCTGTCCGGCTCGAAGATGCGCAACGCAAGGAAATCCTGGCCCAACTCGACCGCCGCCTTGCCACCTTCTTCACCGAGGAACCGCGGAAGCTGCCTCCACTGGCCGATTTCCCCGAATATGGCGCGGACCGCAAGAAGCGCCTCCAGGTCATCGTCACGCGCACCCAGCCGGTGGACGACGGCTACCGCGCGCGCATCCCGGCGGAGCAGGCCACCGTGGCGGCCTGGATAAAGGACGGACGTCTGCTATCCTTCACCATGACTCCGGTCGATGCCGCCGACTGGAGGGCGTTCCTCACGTTCCGGGCCGAAGGCAAGGCAGAGGTGAACTCCTGGCTCCAGGAACTTCCGCTGGCCCCCTGGCTGGAATTCCAAATCCACGAGCTTTCCGATAACCCATAA
- a CDS encoding DUF5069 domain-containing protein has product MNPQLKLLAKDLTKEFPRSPRELLAGYVIAARCLDKCRSVLARTAGEYHSGCPLDLFFLEFVGIPYDDFKAQVATGATDSEVAAWIENRAVKRPRIEVIKWNNEWRDKTLSQLPDALQEYMEDYIPKFIRRNRPVYHFFDIYDIEEQRL; this is encoded by the coding sequence ATGAATCCCCAATTAAAACTCCTCGCCAAAGACCTGACCAAGGAATTCCCCCGCAGCCCGCGTGAACTGCTGGCGGGTTACGTCATCGCCGCCCGTTGTCTCGACAAATGCCGCTCGGTCCTTGCCCGCACGGCCGGCGAATACCACTCCGGTTGTCCCCTCGACCTTTTCTTCCTCGAATTCGTCGGCATTCCCTATGATGACTTCAAGGCCCAGGTCGCAACCGGTGCGACGGATTCCGAAGTGGCGGCTTGGATCGAAAACAGGGCGGTCAAACGCCCACGCATCGAAGTCATCAAATGGAATAATGAGTGGCGCGACAAAACCCTGAGCCAACTTCCGGATGCCCTTCAGGAATACATGGAGGACTACATCCCAAAATTCATCCGTCGCAACCGCCCGGTCTATCACTTCTTCGATATCTACGACATCGAAGAACAGCGGCTCTGA